The sequence TTCAACCTGCGGCCGAACGGGATCACGTACAACCTGTGGGCTCCGGAGGCGACGCCCGCCAGGGTCGGCATGGGCACGGCCAAGACCCACGAGGTGGTGCTGTATTTCCACGGGAAAAAGCCGCCGCCGCAGATCACGCTCACCGCGGCTACCGAGCCGGTGCTCGCCTGGGTGGATCCGAACTGGATCGTGGCCACCGGCGCGCTGCGCAACAGCGTCGCACCGTCTCCTGCCGCCGACCCCTTTCTCGGTGAACTGGCTGCCGCCTACCAGCGCTATCAGGCGGGCGCCGCCAAGGAACGGTGGGATGACAGCGGCTACGTGAAGTGTCCCGATCCGGCTCACGAACGCCCGCGCCACGGATTCTTCGGCATGTTCAACTGGGGCGACTGGAACTATCCCGGGTACCACGACACCACCAAGGGCTGCGACGCGTGGGGCAACCTGGAGTACGACATGACACAGGTGCTGGCGCTGGCGTATGCCGCCACCGGCGCGCGCGCGTACCACGAAGGCATGGTGGCGGCGGCGCGACACTTCATGGATGTCGACCACATCTACTACGACCACGAGCGCCCGAACTGGACGGGGATGAACCATCCGAAAAATCCCCTGCACTTCACCTTCGAGCTCGGTGGTGTCGATATTGGCCACACGTGGACCGAAGGCCTACTGTCCTACTACTATCTCACCGGCGACGAGCGTGGCTTGGACGCGGCACGCGGTATCGCGGATTATCTGGTCAACCGCCTGCAGACCGGCGTGCCCCGGGGCAATCCTCGGCAATGGGGCTGGCCGCAGATTGCGCTGGTGGCGACGTACGAGGCCACAGGCGACGCCAAATATAGAGACGCCGCGCGGGCGTATGCCCAGAAAGGCATGGCCGCGTACGCGCCTGACAAGATCAAAGACTGGAAGGTGGGGATCTTGGCGGAGGGATTGGCGTACACCCATTCGGTGACCCAAGACCCCGCCATTCGGCGGTGGCTGGCAGGCTACGCGGCCGCGGTGGGCGCGCCCCATGCGTCGGCCGACCCTCGCTTCCTTCCGGCCTTGGCCTACGTCGGACGCGTCGATGCACGGGCGGAATATACGCGTGGCGCGAAGGCCGCGCTCTCAGGTCTGAAGTTCGGCAACTGGGGCAAGCCATTCACTATTGCTGGCCGGCTCGGCTTCGCCCTGCTGTCGCAGGCGCGGTCGAGTGCCCCGGTGGAGACGCCGGGCCCGTAACCGCCGGGCTTCGAAAGCCCCCTGCGCCAGGCAGAGTACACGTTGCGCGCTCGTGGCGTGCTGACAGAGGTCTGGCGGCGTGCTAGCGAGGACACCTGAGAGAAGGAGGAGTCCCATGCGCAAGCTCTATTACCATCCGTTTTCAACATTCGCCCGCCGCGTCCGTATTGCCCTGATCGAAAAAAGTATTCCGGCAGAGCTGGTCGAGGTCGATATGGTGGCCCGTGCCCACCGCGCGCCCGCGTACCTGGCACTGAATCCCTATGGCCGCGTCCCGACCCTCGAAGAGGACGGCTTCGTCCTGTACGAGTCGACGGCAATCCTGGAATACCTGGAGGCGACGCATCCGACGCCGCCGCTCGTTCCCGCCGAGCCGCGCGGCCGGGCGTTGGTGGCGATGCACATGAAACTCTGTGACCTGCAGCTGGCGCGGCAGACCGGTACCATCATCTTTCCTAAACGCTTCCTGCCCAAGGAACGCTGGAACGAAGAGGCCATGGCGCAGGCGAAGAAGGAGATCGACAAGCACCTCGAAGTGCTCGAGAATCAGTTGAAGGGCAAGGAATACCTGGTGGCCGATCGCTACAGCTTGGTCGAGGTCTGCTACACGCCCTTTGTGGAGTTTTTCCCGCTCGTCGAGGTTACCCCACCACCCGCGGTGGCGGCGTGGACGGCGCGCATGCTGGAGCGGCCGAGCGCCAAGGAAACCAGACCGCCGGTGTAGATCGGAACACTGGGCGCAGCGCCCGGGGTGGAATCGTACGCACCGTGCGCGATCATTGCCTGTCGACGGTTGACTCGCGGCCTGGGTTGCTAAGCGGCTTTACGAGGCCTCCCACGCTGCGGCGAGGTGAATCTGCCACGCCAGGTGGACTGCCACTGGCGGCCCGGTCCTCCCTGCTGAACCTCCATCTCTTCGGGGTGTTGGACGGCATAAATCCGCCCCAAGAGCGCTTTCGGGTCGGTCCAGCGACCCAGGGCCGCCCTCAATACTCGGTCCTTGGGCTCCCAGGCAACAAATGGCTTGCCGTCTCTTTCAATGTGAACTTGCCGAAGAGAATCCATCTTCTTCAGAGCGCCCTTCTTCATGGCCTCTATTATGGACACTCTGAGTCCGTGATTCAACCCCGATTTAATCGATATTCGTGGAGACTTCCGAGGCCTGAGGTAATTTGACGGCCTGGCCGCGAAGCAGTACGGTCCGCGTCCGGAGGATGCTGCCATGAATGGACGATTTGCTCGGAAAATCACGGTGATAACGGGTGCGGCGACAGGGATCGGGGCGGCAACGGCTCGGCGGTTCGCTGGCGAAGGGGCGATCCTTCTCTTGGCCGACGTGAATGAAGCAGAGGGAACGAAACTCACGGAAGAGCTGTCAAAAGCGGGTGCGACGGCCCAATTCATCCGCACCGACGTTCGTAATGCAACGGAAGTGGAGGCACTGCTCCAAGCGGCGGTCGACCGCCACGGTGCACTGCATGTCCTGTTCAATAATGCGGGTATCGGCGCGTATGGGAAGACCGCCGACCTGGACATTGAAACCTGGCATCAAGTGATCGCCGTGGACCTGGACGCGGTATTTTACGGCATCCGAGCGGCCATCCCGCGCATGAAGGCCGGAGGTGGCGGGGTCATTGTGAATACGGCTTCGATTTCCGGCATGTTCGGCGACTATGGCTTGGCGGCCTACAATGCTGCCAAGGCTGGCGTGATTAACCTGACCCGTACCGCGGCGATCGACTATGCGCGGGACGGTATCCGCATCAATGCCGTATGCCCTGGACCGGTGGAGACGCCGCTGCTCAACCCGATACTAATGTTGCCGACGGCACGAGAAGAGTACGCCAGGCTGGTGCCCATGGGGCGTGTGGGAAAGCCGGAAGAAATTGCCGCGGCGGTGGCCTTTCTGGCCTCGGAGGATGCTTCCTATATCACCGGCACGACCCTCGTAGTGGATGGTGGGGTGACCGCGGCGACCGGCCAGGCGAATTTCAGCCGTTT is a genomic window of Candidatus Binatia bacterium containing:
- a CDS encoding beta-L-arabinofuranosidase domain-containing protein, which encodes MSTSGPSGAVPRPQQLVLSVREPSGLARHHWPITAGVPFPSGAVRDLSRLVITDDANASTPLQSRVLSRWSDGSVRWALLDWQADLQPRQECRYRVAAGEPVAAGLGVKVRERADRIDVDTGPLQFSVPKDRFAWLQQARLGGDEIVSGAIDSAFNIDGKRVDAQVPTAVSITESGPLRVRIEIRGHYAAAFDYVVRVDAFANQPFVRIFHTFEQHSPESYTFVRQISATIPLALRGRAWYRAGQEKAAEFSGKLTADGFTLVQEDNETLRVGAAPRPGHAAGWADVGDDKHGVAVAARFFWQQYPQSFNLRPNGITYNLWAPEATPARVGMGTAKTHEVVLYFHGKKPPPQITLTAATEPVLAWVDPNWIVATGALRNSVAPSPAADPFLGELAAAYQRYQAGAAKERWDDSGYVKCPDPAHERPRHGFFGMFNWGDWNYPGYHDTTKGCDAWGNLEYDMTQVLALAYAATGARAYHEGMVAAARHFMDVDHIYYDHERPNWTGMNHPKNPLHFTFELGGVDIGHTWTEGLLSYYYLTGDERGLDAARGIADYLVNRLQTGVPRGNPRQWGWPQIALVATYEATGDAKYRDAARAYAQKGMAAYAPDKIKDWKVGILAEGLAYTHSVTQDPAIRRWLAGYAAAVGAPHASADPRFLPALAYVGRVDARAEYTRGAKAALSGLKFGNWGKPFTIAGRLGFALLSQARSSAPVETPGP
- a CDS encoding glutathione S-transferase family protein, with protein sequence MRKLYYHPFSTFARRVRIALIEKSIPAELVEVDMVARAHRAPAYLALNPYGRVPTLEEDGFVLYESTAILEYLEATHPTPPLVPAEPRGRALVAMHMKLCDLQLARQTGTIIFPKRFLPKERWNEEAMAQAKKEIDKHLEVLENQLKGKEYLVADRYSLVEVCYTPFVEFFPLVEVTPPPAVAAWTARMLERPSAKETRPPV
- a CDS encoding SDR family NAD(P)-dependent oxidoreductase, whose amino-acid sequence is MNGRFARKITVITGAATGIGAATARRFAGEGAILLLADVNEAEGTKLTEELSKAGATAQFIRTDVRNATEVEALLQAAVDRHGALHVLFNNAGIGAYGKTADLDIETWHQVIAVDLDAVFYGIRAAIPRMKAGGGGVIVNTASISGMFGDYGLAAYNAAKAGVINLTRTAAIDYARDGIRINAVCPGPVETPLLNPILMLPTAREEYARLVPMGRVGKPEEIAAAVAFLASEDASYITGTTLVVDGGVTAATGQANFSRLMGE